The DNA region CTGGACGTTTTCATACCCTCCGCCCCCCGCTGTCGCGTAACGAACATGACCGATGGCTGCTTTTCCCTGTAACTCTTCTAATTTATCAGCAACGAAAACTTCTGTTACAAGTCCTTCCCCTTTGATCCCTTTTAACACTTTTCCGTCTGTGACGACAATGCCGGCCCCTTCTTGACCACGATGCTGTAAACTATGCAACCCGTAATAGGTGAGTTGAGCCGCATTGGAATGGCCCCAAACACCAAACACTCCACACTCTTCATTTAGTCCTTTTATTTCAGCAAGCATGGGATGGCTCCTTTCCACACTCCTTCAAATTCCGCTACGCTACCGCTAATCACTTGTTCTCCAGAACGGGTCATAATCGAGAATTCAGGAGTGTCCGTCACTTCTCCAATGAACTGTGCATCTTCTACTAAACTTTCAAATTGCTCTTGATACGACTTTGGTACAGAAACGATAAAGCGAGACTGGGTTTCGGCAAATAAATCCGCCACAATATCGTCGCCTGGTAGTGTTACGTGCACGCCAAGCCCTTTCGTTCCGAAGGTGCACTCCGCAAGCGCAACGGCCAATCCTCCTTCGGCCACGTCGTGCGCAGAAGCAACATAACCACGTCGAATCGCTTCAAGCAGTTGCTTTTGGCGTTTCTCTTCAATCTCCAAGTCAAGCGCTGGCGCTTTACCGAAGATGCGCCCTTCTTTCATTTTTTGTAATTCACTTCCACCGAACTCAGGCTTTGTTTCCCCAATGACGTAGACAAGGTCACCCGCTTGTTTAAACGGTTGTGTAGTAATGTGGTTGATATCAGAAATTAACCCAACCATACCGACTACCGGTGTTGGATAAACAGCTGTTCCATTCGTTTCGTTATATAAAGAAACGTTTCCGCTAATAACCGGTGTGTTAAGCGCGCGACATGCTGCACTCATTCCGTCAACCGCTTTTTCTAACTGCCAGAAAATCTCCGGCTTTTCTGGATTCCCGAAGTTCAAACAATCGGTAATTGCTAGGGGTTCGGCTCCCGAACAAACTACGTTTCGGGCAGCTTCAGCAACGGCGATTTTCCCACCCATTTCCGGATCTAAGTAAATGTAGCGGGAATTACAGTCCGTCGTCATAGCTAACGCTTTGTTTGTGCCGCGAATACGAATGACCGCTGCGTCTGAACCTGGACAAACGACCGTATTCGTCCGAACTTGATAATCGTATTGGTGGTACACCCACTCTTTACTTGCAATCGTCGGTTGTTTTAATAAGTCGATCAATGTTTGCTTGTAATCATTAACTTGAGGCACATATGGCGCCATTTGTTGAAACTCTTGATAATAGGCTGGTTCCTTGGATGGCTTATGGTAAACAGGTGCGTCTTCTGCTAACGCATCCACTGGGACTTCAGCGACGACTTCTCCTTGATGGAAAAGGCGGAGCATTTGATCATCGGTAACTTTTCCAATCGCGACCGCTTCCAAGCCGTATTTGGAAAACAGGTCAATCACGTCTTGTTCCCGACCTTTTTTTACGACAATGAGCATACGCTCTTGCGATTCGGAAAGCATCATCTCATATGCCGTCATCCCCGTTTCGCGTTGCGGGACAAGATCTAAATTCATCTCAATCCCAGAGCCAGCTTTACTTGCCATCTCAGCAGATGAACTTGTTAACCCAGCCGCTCCCATATCTTGAATACCGACAAGAGCATCCGATTGAACGAGCTCAAGGCACGCTTCCATTAACAGCTTTTCCATAAATGGATCTCCTACTTGGACAGCAGGACGTTTTTCTTCAGAGCTTTCGTTTAACTCCTCGGAAGCAAACGTTGCTCCGTGAATTCCGTCGCGCCCCGTTTTCGCACCGACGTACATCACCGTATTTCCTAC from Bacillus sp. (in: firmicutes) includes:
- the purL gene encoding phosphoribosylformylglycinamidine synthase subunit PurL, which gives rise to MLLKLEPNPTQIKEEKLYREMGLSDEEFQMIEEILGRLPNYTETGLFSVMWSEHCSYKNSKPVLKKFPTSGEKVLQGPGEGAGIVDIGDDQAVVFKIESHNHPSAIEPYQGAATGVGGIIRDVFSMGARPVALLNSLRFGELDSARVQYLFKEVVAGIAGYGNCIGIPTVGGEVQFDPSYEGNPLVNAMCVGLINHQDIKKGQAHGVGNTVMYVGAKTGRDGIHGATFASEELNESSEEKRPAVQVGDPFMEKLLMEACLELVQSDALVGIQDMGAAGLTSSSAEMASKAGSGIEMNLDLVPQRETGMTAYEMMLSESQERMLIVVKKGREQDVIDLFSKYGLEAVAIGKVTDDQMLRLFHQGEVVAEVPVDALAEDAPVYHKPSKEPAYYQEFQQMAPYVPQVNDYKQTLIDLLKQPTIASKEWVYHQYDYQVRTNTVVCPGSDAAVIRIRGTNKALAMTTDCNSRYIYLDPEMGGKIAVAEAARNVVCSGAEPLAITDCLNFGNPEKPEIFWQLEKAVDGMSAACRALNTPVISGNVSLYNETNGTAVYPTPVVGMVGLISDINHITTQPFKQAGDLVYVIGETKPEFGGSELQKMKEGRIFGKAPALDLEIEEKRQKQLLEAIRRGYVASAHDVAEGGLAVALAECTFGTKGLGVHVTLPGDDIVADLFAETQSRFIVSVPKSYQEQFESLVEDAQFIGEVTDTPEFSIMTRSGEQVISGSVAEFEGVWKGAIPCLLK